A single genomic interval of Megalobrama amblycephala isolate DHTTF-2021 linkage group LG15, ASM1881202v1, whole genome shotgun sequence harbors:
- the LOC125247304 gene encoding histone H2B gives MPEPAKSAPKKGSKKAVTKTAGKGGKKRKRSRKESYAIYVYKVLKQVHPDTGISSKAMGIMNSFVNDIFERIAGESSRLAHYNKRSTITSREIQTAVRLLLPGELAKHAVSEGTKAVTKYTSSK, from the coding sequence ATGCCTGAACCAGCAAAGTCCGCGCCTAAGAAGGGCTCCAAGAAGGCCGTCACGAAGACCGCCGGTAAGGGAGGAAAGAAGCGCAAGAGGTCCAGGAAGGAGAGCTACGCTATCTACGTCTACAAAGTCCTGAAGCAGGTTCATCCTGACACCGGCATCTCTTCCAAGGCGATGGGCATCATGAACTCTTTCGTCAACGACATCTTCGAGCGCATCGCCGGTGAGTCGTCTCGTCTCGCTCACTACAACAAGCGCTCCACCATCACTTCTAGAGAGATCCAGACCGCCGTGCGTCTGCTGCTGCCCGGAGAGCTGGCCAAACACGCCGTGTCCGAGGGCACCAAGGCCGTCACCAAGTACACCAGCTCCAAGTAG
- the LOC125247317 gene encoding histone H3-like produces the protein MARTKQTARKSTGGKAPRKQLATKAARKSAPATGGVKKPHRYRPGTVALREIRRYQKSTELLIRKLPFQRLVREIAQDFKTDLRFQSSAVMALQEASEAYLVGLFEDTNLVVLNMSGRGKGGKGLGKGGAKRHRKVLRDNIQGITKPAIRRLARRGGVKRISGLIYEETRGVLKVFLENVIRDAVTYTEHAKRKTVTAMDVVYALKRQGRTLYGFGG, from the exons ATGGCAAGAACCAAGCAGACCGCTCGTAAATCCACCGGTGGCAAAGCCCCGAGGAAGCAGCTCGCTACCAAAGCCGCCCGTAAGAGCGCTCCGGCCACCGGCGGCGTCAAGAAGCCCCATCGTTACAGGCCCGGGACCGTGGCTCTCCGAGAGATCCGTCGTTATCAGAAGTCCACCGAGCTGCTGATCCGCAAACTGCCCTTCCAGCGGCTGGTCCGAGAAATCGCTCAGGACTTCAAGACGGATCTGCGCTTCCAGAGCTCCGCTGTCATGGCCCTGCAGGAGGCCAGCGAGGCTTATTTGGTCGGTCTGTTTGAGGACACCAACCT AGTTGTGTTAAACATGTCTGGAAGAGGCAAAGGCGGTAAAGGGCTCGGAAAAGGAGGCGCCAAGCGTCACCGTAAAGTTCTGCGCGATAACATCCAGGGAATCACCAAACCCGCCATCCGTCGTCTCGCTCGCCGTGGCGGTGTCAAGCGCATCTCCGGTCTGATCTACGAGGAGACCCGCGGAGTGTTGAAGGTGTTTCTGGAGAACGTCATCCGCGATGCCGTCACCTACACCGAGCACGCCAAGAGAAAGACCGTGACCGCCATGGATGTTGTGTACGCGCTGAAGCGACAGGGACGCACTCTGTACGGCTTCGGAGGATAA
- the LOC125247294 gene encoding histone H2A-like yields the protein MSGRGKTGGKARAKAKTRSSRAGLQFPVGRVHRLLRKGNYAERVGAGAPVYLAAVLEYLTAEILELAGNAARDNKKTRIIPRHLQLAVRNDEELNKLLGGVTIAQGGVLPNIQAVLLPKKTEKPAKSK from the coding sequence atGAGTGGACGAGGCAAAACCGGAGGAAAAGCCAGAGCAAAGGCCAAGACTCGCTCATCCAGGGCAGGACTGCAGTTCCCCGTCGGCCGTGTTCACAGGCTTCTCCGCAAAGGCAACTACGCCGAGCGCGTCGGTGCTGGTGCTCCTGTTTATCTGGCGGCTGTGCTCGAGTATCTTACCGCTGAGATCCTGGAGTTGGCTGGAAATGCCGCTCGGGACAACAAGAAGACCCGCATCATCCCCCGTCATCTGCAGCTGGCGGTGCGGAACGACGAAGAGTTGAACAAACTTCTGGGCGGAGTGACCATCGCTCAGGGCGGTGTGCTGCCCAACATCCAGGCTGTGCTGCTGCCCAAGAAGACCGAGAAACCCGCCAAATCCAAATAA
- the LOC125247273 gene encoding histone H1-like, with protein MAETAPAPAAAAPAKAPKKKSAAKAKKAGPGVGELIVKAVSASKERSGVSLAALKKAIAASGYDVEKNNSRVKIAIKSLVTKGTLVQVKGTGASGSFKLNKQKAETKKTPAKKAAPKAKKPAAKKPAAAKKPKSAAAKKPAAKKSPKKAKKPAATAAKKATKSPKKAKKPAAAKKAAKSPKKAKAAKPKAAKPKAAKPKKAAPKKK; from the coding sequence ATGGCAGAAACCGCTCCAGCCCCGGCTGCTGCCGCCCCGGCCAAAGCGCCCAAGAAGAAGTCAGCTGCGAAAGCCAAGAAAGCAGGTCCAGGCGTCGGTGAACTCATCGTCAAAGCTGTGTCCGCATCCAAGGAGAGGAGCGGCGTGTCCCTCGCCGCCTTGAAGAAAGCCATCGCCGCCAGCGGCTACGACGTGGAGAAGAACAACTCCCGCGTCAAGATCGCCATCAAGAGCCTGGTGACCAAAGGCACCCTGGTGCAGGTCAAAGGGACCGGCGCTTCGGGCTCATTCAAGCTCAACAAGCAGAAAGCCGAGACCAAGAAGACGCCGGCCAAGAAAGCGGCTCCTAAAGCGAAGAAGCCCGCGGCCAAGAAACCCGCTGCTGCCAAGAAGCCCAAGAGCGCAGCGGCAAAGAAGCCCGCGGCGAAGAAATCGCCCAAGAAGGCCAAGAAACCCGCCGCCACAGCCGCTAAGAAGGCGACGAAGAGCCCCAAGAAGGCAAAGAAGCCAGCAGCCGCTAAGAAAGCAGCCAAGAGCCCCAAAAAGGCCAAGGCGGCTAAACCTAAGGCGGCAAAGCCTAAAGCCGCCAAGCCTAAAAAGGCAGCGcccaaaaagaaataa